In Myxococcus stipitatus, the following are encoded in one genomic region:
- a CDS encoding long-chain fatty acid--CoA ligase: protein MEKPWLKHYPPGVPAEIDIRQYPSLTHLMEEAFAKYADRPAFKCMGKSITYRELDALSRRVGAWLQSRGLERGATIAVMMPNVLQYPVCIAAILRAGYVVVNVNPLYTPRELEHQLNDSGAQAIFILENFATTLQQVVEKTPVRHVIVATMGDLMGALKGTLVNFVVRKVKKMVPAYHLPRAVSFKQVLSEGGSRTLTPVATTHDDVAFLQYTGGTTGVSKGAMLLHKNAIANVLQVESFLDPAMRGRNIEQLNIVCALPMYHIFALTVCGLMGIRLGAMNILIPNPRDIPGFIKTLSEQKFHILPAVNTLYNALANHPDFKTLDFSELMICNGGGMAVQRAVAEKWYAITRVPIIEGYGLSETSPVATSNLPTATEYSGTIGLPIPSTEIAIRDDDGNPVPMGQPGEICIRGPQVMAGYWKRPDETAKVMFDDGFFRSGDIGVMDERGHTTIVDRKKDMILVSGFNVYPNEVEGVVAMHPGVLEVAAVGLPDEHSGEVVKLFVVKKDPSLTEAQLMDFCREQLTGYKRPKHIEFRTELPKTNVGKILRRELREKKVA from the coding sequence ATGGAGAAGCCCTGGTTGAAGCACTACCCGCCCGGAGTCCCGGCGGAGATTGATATCCGGCAGTACCCGTCGTTGACGCACTTGATGGAGGAGGCGTTCGCCAAGTACGCGGATCGGCCCGCGTTCAAGTGCATGGGCAAGAGCATCACCTATCGCGAGCTGGACGCGTTGTCGCGGCGCGTTGGCGCGTGGCTTCAGTCACGGGGGCTGGAGCGCGGCGCCACCATCGCGGTGATGATGCCCAATGTGTTGCAGTACCCGGTCTGCATCGCGGCGATTCTGCGCGCCGGCTACGTCGTGGTGAACGTCAACCCGCTCTATACGCCGCGCGAGTTGGAGCACCAGCTCAATGACAGCGGGGCCCAGGCCATCTTCATCCTGGAGAACTTCGCCACCACGCTCCAGCAGGTGGTGGAGAAGACGCCGGTGCGCCACGTCATCGTGGCGACCATGGGTGACCTGATGGGTGCCTTGAAGGGCACGCTGGTCAACTTCGTGGTGCGCAAGGTCAAGAAGATGGTGCCGGCGTACCACCTGCCGCGCGCCGTGAGCTTCAAGCAGGTGCTGTCGGAAGGGGGCTCGCGCACGCTCACCCCCGTGGCCACCACGCACGACGACGTGGCCTTCCTGCAGTACACGGGCGGCACGACGGGCGTCTCCAAGGGCGCCATGCTGCTGCACAAGAACGCCATCGCCAACGTGCTCCAGGTGGAGTCGTTCCTGGACCCGGCGATGCGCGGCCGCAACATCGAGCAGCTGAACATCGTCTGCGCGCTGCCGATGTACCACATCTTCGCGCTGACCGTCTGTGGGCTGATGGGCATCCGCCTGGGCGCGATGAACATCCTCATCCCCAACCCGCGCGACATCCCTGGCTTCATCAAGACGCTGTCGGAGCAGAAGTTCCACATCCTCCCGGCCGTCAACACGCTCTACAACGCGCTGGCCAACCACCCCGACTTCAAGACGCTGGATTTCTCCGAGCTGATGATCTGCAACGGCGGCGGCATGGCGGTGCAGCGCGCGGTGGCGGAGAAGTGGTACGCCATCACCCGCGTGCCCATCATCGAAGGGTACGGCCTGTCGGAGACGTCCCCGGTGGCCACCAGCAACCTGCCCACGGCGACGGAGTACTCGGGCACCATCGGCCTGCCGATTCCCTCCACGGAAATCGCCATCCGCGACGACGACGGCAATCCAGTTCCCATGGGCCAGCCGGGCGAAATCTGTATCCGGGGTCCGCAGGTGATGGCGGGCTACTGGAAGCGTCCGGACGAGACGGCCAAGGTGATGTTCGACGACGGCTTCTTCCGCTCCGGCGACATCGGAGTGATGGACGAGCGCGGCCACACCACCATCGTCGACCGCAAGAAGGACATGATCCTGGTGTCCGGCTTCAACGTCTACCCGAACGAGGTCGAGGGCGTGGTGGCCATGCACCCCGGCGTGCTCGAGGTGGCGGCGGTGGGCCTCCCCGACGAGCACTCCGGCGAGGTGGTGAAGCTCTTCGTGGTGAAGAAGGACCCGTCGCTCACGGAGGCCCAGCTCATGGACTTCTGCCGTGAGCAGCTCACCGGCTACAAGCGGCCCAAGCACATTGAGTTCCGCACGGAGCTGCCCAAGACGAACGTGGGCAAGATTCTCCGCCGCGAGCTGCGCGAGAAGAAGGTCGCCTGA
- a CDS encoding ABC transporter permease/M1 family aminopeptidase: MLRGILHFEWRYHTRQAVFFASLAIFAGMSFALVGTGYGAGENVHLNSPHGVAQSLGLLSLTSLFVLGIFCAATVQRDAEHGMTELLYTTSVTQRDYLLGRFLGALLATLAVFAVATLALMVAPYLMAVPPEQVAPPSVGRYLWALLVVVTPNVVFAASLLFAISALSRSRLASYVGGVFVYALYLVGSMWAESPIMAGTAPQTAESLSRAALLDPFGLSALFELSRYWTEAERNTRLVPLEGNFLWNRLLWLSVAVAVLGFVHGRFSFRASAVKPGKETRSEAPVAQGRGAAYRPVEVGTPRGRRAWEVFVSAARLELRHVLRSWPFLALLALWVFVVAMEIVTGAGRGEAGTYRIPTTGRVLESVWMPLSQVGTLVVIYFGAELAWRERMVRFESLLDATPASSFVFFASKLAALVALVGVMTAVPVALGLAFQLMRGQVALEPGLYLSLFYFGGLPLVLFAVAVLFIQTLSPHRYVGMVLSLLLALVASHGASLGLEHPMTRFGATPRVSHSDLDGFGPMAASFTAFMVYWSAFAGLLALVTWGLWRRGLGARWSARLRGVPGQWGRAGRFAAVAFGGVFVLAGGFIIRDTWGLGTYQSRDTALAWRERYERTYKVLEPLPLPSLVAVTSRVDLFPEARRYRATGTYRLENRTHNPLDTLWVALPRTAGPVSLSLKGAEQVAHDEDFGMFHFRLQPPLPPGGVSELSFDVTREERGVRATGFELSLVENGSFILNEEVFPTLGYRRSHELGDPAERRARGLPEQPRMPLLDESRKTPVVQAPVWHTLDLMVSTSSDQTVVAPGRLRKQWSEEGRSYFHYVVDRPMTPVFAIVSARYAVERTRHQGVDVEVYYHPAHAYNVKAMLEATTRSLDDFGARFHRYPDEQLRIVEIPKSWSFGALAMRQVIYFVEDRGFLTDMKHSDAVDLVTRRTAHEVAHQWWGHMLAPATVEGATMLVESLTKYSEQRVLAGLHGEHSLVRELAFDRDRYLAGRAGEAAHEPGLYRGTGQSYLYYGKGALVMNALRDLLGEAKLDAALRRLLVSAGREGSVTTLDLLTQLHLEASPGQHVLIDEWLKDVVLYDLKVESSSVEVLPDGRFQVTARMSTSKRAVRGGEDILLPMDESLDVAVYTDSPRDGVVEDSLLHVQRHRFQGPSTEVSFIVEKRPTHVGIDPFILRIERERSDNFQKLSPRVSASAAR; encoded by the coding sequence ATGCTCCGGGGAATCCTCCACTTCGAGTGGCGCTATCACACGCGCCAGGCCGTCTTCTTCGCCTCGCTGGCCATCTTCGCGGGGATGAGCTTCGCGCTGGTCGGCACCGGCTACGGCGCCGGGGAGAACGTCCACCTCAACTCGCCCCACGGCGTCGCGCAGTCGCTGGGGCTCCTGTCGCTCACGTCCCTCTTCGTGCTGGGCATCTTCTGCGCGGCCACCGTGCAGCGCGACGCCGAGCACGGCATGACGGAGCTGCTCTACACCACCTCCGTCACCCAGCGGGACTATCTGCTGGGCCGCTTCCTGGGCGCGCTGCTCGCGACGCTCGCCGTGTTCGCGGTGGCGACGCTGGCGCTGATGGTGGCGCCGTACCTCATGGCGGTGCCGCCCGAGCAGGTGGCTCCACCGAGCGTGGGCCGCTACCTCTGGGCCTTGCTGGTGGTCGTGACACCCAACGTGGTGTTCGCCGCGTCGCTGCTGTTCGCCATCTCCGCGTTGTCGCGCAGCCGCCTGGCCAGCTACGTCGGCGGCGTCTTCGTGTACGCGTTGTACCTGGTGGGCTCCATGTGGGCGGAGTCACCCATCATGGCGGGGACGGCGCCGCAGACGGCGGAGTCGCTGTCTCGCGCCGCGCTCCTGGACCCCTTTGGCCTGTCCGCGCTGTTCGAGTTGTCGCGCTACTGGACGGAGGCCGAGCGCAATACGCGGCTGGTGCCATTGGAGGGGAACTTCCTCTGGAACCGGCTCCTGTGGCTCTCCGTGGCCGTGGCCGTGCTCGGCTTCGTGCACGGGCGCTTCTCCTTCCGGGCCTCGGCGGTGAAGCCCGGGAAGGAGACGCGCTCGGAGGCGCCCGTCGCCCAAGGGCGTGGTGCCGCGTACCGCCCGGTCGAGGTGGGCACGCCGCGAGGACGCCGGGCGTGGGAGGTGTTCGTTTCGGCGGCGCGGCTGGAGCTGCGGCACGTGCTGCGAAGCTGGCCCTTCCTGGCGCTCCTGGCGCTGTGGGTCTTCGTCGTGGCGATGGAAATCGTGACGGGGGCAGGGCGGGGAGAGGCTGGCACCTACCGCATCCCCACCACGGGCCGGGTGTTGGAGAGCGTCTGGATGCCGCTGTCCCAGGTCGGCACCCTGGTGGTCATCTACTTCGGCGCGGAGCTGGCGTGGCGGGAGCGGATGGTTCGCTTCGAGTCGCTGCTCGACGCGACCCCCGCCTCGAGCTTCGTCTTCTTCGCCTCGAAGTTGGCCGCGCTGGTGGCGCTGGTGGGGGTGATGACGGCGGTCCCCGTGGCGCTGGGCCTGGCCTTCCAGCTCATGCGCGGCCAGGTCGCCCTGGAGCCGGGGCTCTACCTGTCGCTGTTCTACTTCGGGGGGCTCCCGCTGGTGTTGTTCGCGGTGGCGGTGCTGTTCATCCAGACGCTGAGCCCTCACCGGTACGTCGGCATGGTGCTGTCGCTGCTCCTGGCCCTCGTCGCGAGCCACGGCGCGTCCCTGGGCCTCGAGCACCCGATGACCCGCTTCGGCGCGACGCCGCGCGTGTCCCATTCCGACCTGGATGGCTTTGGCCCCATGGCCGCGTCCTTCACCGCGTTCATGGTGTACTGGAGCGCCTTCGCGGGACTGCTGGCGCTGGTGACGTGGGGACTGTGGCGGCGCGGGTTGGGGGCGCGGTGGAGTGCCCGGCTGCGGGGGGTGCCCGGGCAGTGGGGCCGCGCGGGGCGGTTCGCCGCCGTGGCCTTCGGTGGGGTGTTCGTGCTCGCCGGGGGATTCATCATCCGCGACACGTGGGGCCTGGGCACCTACCAGTCCCGCGACACGGCGCTCGCGTGGCGTGAGCGCTACGAGCGGACGTACAAGGTCCTCGAGCCGCTCCCGCTGCCGAGCCTCGTCGCGGTGACCTCCCGCGTGGACCTCTTCCCGGAAGCGAGGCGTTACCGCGCGACGGGGACGTACCGGCTGGAGAACCGGACGCACAACCCCCTCGACACGCTGTGGGTCGCGCTGCCTCGGACGGCCGGGCCCGTGTCGCTCTCCCTGAAGGGCGCAGAGCAGGTGGCCCATGACGAGGACTTCGGCATGTTCCACTTCCGGCTCCAGCCGCCGTTGCCTCCCGGTGGAGTGTCCGAGCTGTCGTTCGACGTCACCCGCGAGGAGCGGGGCGTGAGGGCCACGGGCTTCGAGCTGTCCCTGGTGGAGAACGGCTCCTTCATCCTGAACGAGGAGGTGTTCCCGACGCTGGGTTACCGCCGGAGCCATGAGCTGGGCGACCCGGCCGAGCGGCGCGCGCGAGGGCTGCCGGAGCAACCCCGGATGCCCCTGTTGGACGAGAGCCGCAAGACGCCCGTCGTCCAGGCCCCGGTGTGGCACACCCTGGACCTGATGGTGTCCACGTCGAGCGACCAGACGGTGGTGGCCCCTGGGAGGCTCCGCAAGCAGTGGAGCGAGGAGGGGCGAAGCTACTTCCACTACGTCGTGGACCGGCCGATGACGCCGGTGTTCGCCATCGTCTCCGCGCGCTACGCGGTGGAGAGGACGCGGCATCAAGGCGTGGACGTGGAGGTCTATTACCATCCCGCGCACGCCTACAACGTGAAGGCCATGCTGGAGGCCACCACGCGCTCGCTCGACGACTTCGGTGCCCGCTTCCACCGCTATCCGGACGAGCAGCTGCGAATCGTCGAGATTCCGAAGTCCTGGAGCTTCGGCGCGCTGGCGATGCGGCAGGTCATCTACTTCGTGGAGGACCGGGGCTTCCTCACCGACATGAAGCACTCGGACGCGGTGGACCTGGTGACCCGGCGCACCGCGCATGAGGTGGCCCACCAGTGGTGGGGCCACATGCTGGCCCCGGCCACCGTCGAGGGCGCGACGATGCTCGTCGAATCGTTGACCAAGTACTCCGAGCAGCGTGTCCTGGCGGGACTGCACGGCGAGCACTCGCTGGTGCGCGAGCTGGCGTTCGACCGGGACCGCTACCTGGCCGGGCGCGCCGGGGAGGCGGCCCACGAGCCCGGGCTCTACAGGGGCACGGGCCAGTCGTACCTGTACTACGGCAAGGGCGCGCTGGTGATGAACGCGCTGCGGGATTTGCTGGGCGAGGCGAAGCTGGACGCGGCGCTGCGGCGCTTGCTGGTGTCCGCGGGGCGCGAGGGCTCGGTGACGACGCTGGACCTGCTGACCCAACTGCACCTGGAGGCCAGCCCCGGACAGCACGTCCTCATCGACGAGTGGCTGAAGGACGTCGTGCTGTATGACTTGAAGGTGGAGTCATCCTCCGTGGAGGTGCTGCCGGATGGGCGCTTCCAGGTGACAGCGCGCATGAGCACCTCGAAGCGGGCCGTGCGTGGCGGCGAGGACATCCTCCTGCCCATGGACGAGTCGCTGGACGTCGCCGTCTACACCGACTCACCGCGCGACGGCGTCGTGGAGGACAGCCTGCTGCACGTGCAGCGGCATCGCTTCCAGGGGCCGTCCACGGAGGTGTCCTTCATCGTGGAGAAGCGGCCGACCCACGTGGGCATCGACCCGTTCATCCTGCGCATCGAGCGCGAGCGGAGCGACAACTTCCAGAAGCTGTCGCCTCGCGTGTCCGCCTCCGCGGCGCGCTGA
- a CDS encoding ABC transporter ATP-binding protein, translating to MLRISAVSKVYPNGVRALQGIDLSIDRGLFGLLGPNGAGKSTLMRILATLQAPDAGQVTFDGLDVLAQPQAHRRHLGYLPQDFGVYPGVSAVDLLDHLGLLKGLTNARERREQVDALLNLTNLHAHRKKAVSGFSGGMRQRFGIAQALLGNPRLLIVDEPTSGLDPEERQRFHNLLGEVGENVVVLLSTHIVEDVRQLCPRMAILCEGRVLCEGAPEALVASLAGKVWRKTVEKGAVERYRASFSLLSTQLQAGRTRVHVLADARPEEGFEQVPPDLEDVYFSTLAHRRAA from the coding sequence ATGCTGCGAATCTCCGCTGTCTCGAAGGTGTACCCCAACGGGGTCCGCGCCCTCCAAGGCATTGACCTGAGCATCGACCGAGGGCTGTTCGGCCTGCTGGGACCCAACGGCGCGGGCAAGTCCACCCTGATGCGCATCCTGGCCACGCTGCAGGCGCCGGATGCGGGGCAGGTGACGTTCGACGGGCTCGACGTGCTCGCCCAGCCCCAGGCTCACCGCCGGCACCTGGGCTATCTGCCCCAGGACTTCGGGGTGTATCCGGGCGTGTCCGCGGTGGACCTGCTGGACCACCTGGGGTTGCTCAAGGGGCTGACGAACGCCCGGGAGCGGCGTGAGCAGGTGGACGCGCTGTTGAACCTGACGAACCTCCACGCGCACCGGAAGAAGGCGGTGAGCGGCTTCTCGGGGGGCATGCGGCAGCGCTTCGGCATCGCGCAGGCGCTGCTGGGCAATCCCCGGTTGCTCATCGTGGACGAGCCCACGTCGGGGCTGGACCCGGAGGAGCGCCAGCGCTTCCACAACCTGCTGGGCGAGGTGGGGGAGAACGTCGTGGTGCTGCTCTCCACGCACATCGTCGAGGACGTGCGCCAGCTCTGTCCGCGCATGGCCATCCTCTGCGAGGGGCGCGTGTTGTGCGAGGGCGCGCCGGAGGCGCTGGTGGCCTCGCTGGCGGGGAAGGTGTGGCGCAAGACGGTGGAGAAGGGCGCGGTGGAGCGCTACCGCGCGTCGTTCTCCCTCTTGTCCACGCAGCTCCAGGCGGGCCGCACGCGGGTGCACGTGCTGGCGGACGCGAGGCCGGAAGAGGGCTTCGAGCAGGTGCCGCCGGACCTGGAGGACGTCTACTTCTCCACGCTCGCCCACCGCCGCGCGGCGTAG
- a CDS encoding cold-shock protein codes for MATGTVKWFNDAKGFGFIAQDNGGPDVFCHHTAIQADGFRTLAEGQKVEFDVKKGPKGLQAENVRPVG; via the coding sequence ATGGCGACTGGTACCGTGAAGTGGTTCAACGACGCGAAGGGCTTTGGCTTCATCGCGCAGGACAATGGCGGCCCTGACGTGTTCTGCCACCACACCGCCATCCAGGCGGACGGGTTCCGGACCCTCGCCGAGGGTCAGAAGGTGGAGTTCGACGTCAAGAAGGGCCCCAAGGGGCTCCAGGCGGAGAACGTCCGGCCGGTTGGCTGA
- a CDS encoding helix-turn-helix domain-containing protein produces the protein MWGLPWFSLIVAPPRARIEEGMRERLLRVARALVREQGPEALTWEALARHARVGRGTPRYHFRSKQKLLDAVAGHPSHTAVQGRR, from the coding sequence ATGTGGGGGTTGCCGTGGTTCAGCCTCATCGTCGCGCCGCCGCGCGCGCGAATCGAGGAGGGAATGCGAGAGAGACTCCTGCGCGTGGCCCGGGCGCTGGTGCGAGAGCAGGGCCCGGAGGCCCTGACGTGGGAGGCCCTGGCCCGGCATGCCCGTGTGGGTCGAGGCACCCCGCGCTACCACTTCCGGAGTAAACAGAAGCTGTTGGACGCCGTTGCGGGGCACCCGTCACACACCGCCGTTCAAGGCCGGCGTTGA
- a CDS encoding PLP-dependent aminotransferase family protein: MATVKGGAGRRRARKRPAAMAATSVVLDASTGASLQTQLVEALRAAIVAGRLAPGTRLLSTRAMAEQLDLSRNTVLNAYAKLLEEGYLLGHLGSGTYVARELPERALSTGRPSGARPALGNTPGISRRGRAVATLPDLKLSVPGIPPSQLAFRMGTPSIDSFPSDLWGRLLNTRWRRSWGDLLQRAEPAGHPPLRRAVADYLATSRGVRCVPEQVIIVNGAQQAMSLAAQVLLDPGDAAWVEDPGYFAYRGALVAAGATLVPVPVDDEGLDVEAGKRLRPDARMAVVTPAHQFPLGVAMSEARRQALLSWASRSDAWIVEDDYDSEFRYVGRPLLALQGMAPDARVLYIGTFSKVVSPALRVGYLVVPESLVDAFAAARRFADGHTPVVEQAVVADFLNEGHFSRHVRRMRVLYGRRQEALVEAASRELRGRLDVPPLHTGMHLVGWLPEGQDDQATSERVLQAGVLTQPLSAFRVDSRGRGALLLGYACVPEDSIPEGVRMLARALR; this comes from the coding sequence ATGGCGACGGTGAAGGGCGGAGCGGGGCGGCGGAGGGCACGCAAGCGGCCCGCGGCCATGGCGGCCACGTCGGTGGTGCTGGACGCCTCCACGGGCGCATCACTCCAGACGCAGCTGGTGGAGGCGCTGCGCGCGGCCATCGTCGCCGGGAGGCTGGCGCCGGGCACGCGGCTGTTGTCGACGCGGGCGATGGCGGAGCAGTTGGACCTGTCGCGCAACACGGTGCTCAACGCCTACGCGAAGCTCCTGGAGGAGGGGTATCTGCTGGGGCACCTGGGCTCGGGCACGTATGTGGCGCGCGAGCTTCCGGAGCGGGCGCTGAGCACCGGGCGGCCGAGTGGGGCACGGCCCGCGCTCGGGAACACGCCCGGCATCTCCCGCCGGGGGCGCGCGGTGGCGACGCTGCCGGACTTGAAGCTCTCGGTCCCCGGCATTCCCCCGAGCCAGCTGGCCTTCCGCATGGGCACGCCGTCCATCGACTCGTTCCCCAGCGACTTGTGGGGGCGGCTGTTGAACACGCGCTGGCGGCGCTCGTGGGGGGACCTGCTCCAGCGCGCGGAGCCCGCGGGCCACCCGCCCCTGCGGCGCGCCGTCGCGGACTACCTGGCCACCTCGCGCGGGGTGCGGTGTGTCCCCGAGCAGGTCATCATCGTCAACGGCGCGCAGCAGGCCATGAGCCTGGCGGCGCAAGTGCTGTTGGACCCGGGCGACGCGGCGTGGGTGGAGGACCCGGGCTACTTCGCGTACCGGGGCGCGCTCGTCGCCGCGGGCGCCACGCTGGTGCCCGTCCCCGTGGATGACGAGGGGCTGGACGTGGAGGCGGGGAAGCGGCTGCGCCCGGATGCGCGGATGGCCGTCGTCACCCCCGCGCACCAGTTCCCGCTGGGCGTGGCCATGAGCGAGGCGCGGCGCCAGGCCCTGCTCTCGTGGGCGTCACGCTCGGACGCGTGGATTGTCGAGGACGACTACGACAGCGAGTTCCGCTACGTGGGCCGTCCGCTCCTCGCGCTCCAGGGCATGGCGCCGGATGCGCGGGTCCTCTACATCGGGACGTTCAGCAAGGTGGTGTCGCCGGCGTTGAGGGTGGGCTACCTGGTGGTGCCGGAGTCGCTGGTGGATGCCTTCGCCGCCGCGCGCCGCTTCGCCGATGGGCACACGCCCGTGGTGGAGCAGGCCGTCGTGGCCGACTTCCTGAACGAGGGCCACTTCAGCCGCCACGTTCGCCGCATGCGGGTGCTGTATGGCCGCAGGCAGGAGGCCCTGGTCGAAGCGGCCTCGCGGGAGCTGCGTGGACGTCTGGACGTGCCGCCCCTTCACACGGGGATGCACCTGGTGGGGTGGCTCCCCGAGGGCCAGGATGACCAGGCCACCTCGGAGCGTGTCCTCCAGGCCGGGGTGCTGACCCAACCCCTGTCCGCCTTCCGAGTCGACTCGCGAGGCCGGGGAGCGCTGCTGCTCGGCTACGCGTGCGTGCCCGAGGACTCCATCCCCGAGGGAGTCCGGATGCTCGCCCGCGCGCTGCGCTGA
- a CDS encoding carboxymuconolactone decarboxylase family protein encodes METPRFVMPKVAPGFYTAMLALEKYLHECGLGEKLLTLIKLRASQLNGCGFCIDMHWKDLRALGETEQRMYGLDAWEESPYYTDRERAALAWTEAITFVAEGHVPASVYQAVKPHFSDKELADLTGAIATINAWNRLVVASRTTPGSYQPPKSAQKEG; translated from the coding sequence ATGGAAACGCCCCGATTCGTCATGCCGAAGGTCGCCCCGGGCTTCTACACGGCCATGCTGGCGCTGGAGAAGTACCTGCACGAGTGCGGGCTGGGCGAGAAGCTGCTCACCCTCATCAAGCTGCGCGCCTCCCAGCTCAACGGCTGCGGCTTCTGCATCGACATGCACTGGAAGGACCTGCGCGCGCTGGGCGAGACGGAGCAGCGCATGTACGGGCTGGATGCGTGGGAGGAGAGCCCCTACTACACGGACCGCGAGCGCGCGGCCCTGGCCTGGACGGAGGCCATCACCTTCGTGGCCGAAGGCCATGTGCCTGCCTCCGTCTACCAGGCGGTGAAGCCGCACTTCTCGGACAAGGAGTTGGCGGACCTCACCGGGGCCATTGCCACCATCAACGCGTGGAACCGGCTGGTCGTCGCCTCGCGCACCACGCCGGGCAGCTACCAGCCGCCCAAGTCCGCGCAGAAGGAGGGCTGA
- a CDS encoding pirin family protein gives MRTDSSSASRPALSRTERGVVAVWPAKPTELVGDSRVLRALPRVELRRVGPFVFCDHFGPAPAVPGTMSVPPHPHVGLQTVTYLFSGAIRHRDSLGTVQDIQPGDINWMTAGRGIVHAEDVDSSPGAPPLHGMQTWVALPRAQRQVPPSFEHIPSSRLPLVEQDGATVRVLAGQLGEAVSPVPVFHPLTYLDVELEAGASVSLPVAATHALAVYVAEGEVAAGGTPVERGMLAHLDEGAPLLTLHSVRGGRAMVLGGEPLPDPLVIWWNFVVDSVAEGRARFADWEAGRFAPLAP, from the coding sequence ATGAGGACGGATTCATCGTCGGCCTCGCGTCCCGCGCTCTCGCGGACGGAGCGCGGCGTGGTGGCGGTGTGGCCCGCGAAGCCGACGGAGCTCGTGGGGGACTCGCGGGTGCTGCGCGCCCTGCCTCGCGTGGAGCTGCGCCGCGTGGGCCCCTTCGTCTTCTGCGACCACTTCGGGCCCGCGCCCGCCGTGCCAGGCACCATGTCCGTGCCCCCGCATCCCCACGTGGGACTCCAGACGGTGACGTACCTGTTCTCCGGCGCCATCCGTCACCGTGACTCATTGGGCACCGTGCAGGACATCCAGCCCGGTGACATCAACTGGATGACCGCCGGACGCGGCATCGTGCACGCCGAGGACGTCGACTCGAGCCCCGGCGCGCCGCCCTTGCACGGCATGCAGACCTGGGTCGCGCTGCCTCGCGCGCAGCGCCAGGTGCCTCCCTCTTTCGAGCACATCCCTTCATCGCGGCTGCCGCTCGTGGAGCAGGACGGCGCGACGGTGCGAGTCCTCGCGGGCCAGTTGGGCGAGGCCGTCTCTCCCGTCCCCGTGTTCCATCCGCTGACGTATCTGGACGTGGAGCTGGAGGCGGGGGCCTCGGTGTCGCTGCCCGTGGCGGCGACCCACGCGTTGGCTGTCTACGTGGCCGAGGGTGAAGTCGCCGCCGGAGGTACGCCGGTGGAAAGGGGCATGCTCGCGCACCTGGACGAAGGCGCGCCCCTGTTGACGCTGCACTCCGTTCGGGGCGGTCGCGCCATGGTGTTGGGGGGTGAGCCGTTGCCGGACCCGCTCGTCATCTGGTGGAACTTCGTGGTGGACAGCGTGGCGGAAGGTCGCGCGCGCTTCGCGGACTGGGAGGCGGGCCGCTTTGCTCCGCTCGCTCCCTGA